A genomic segment from Coleofasciculus sp. FACHB-T130 encodes:
- a CDS encoding cadmium resistance transporter has product MSWFAQAIIAGVTSFVATNIDDIVILMLFFAQVNSTFRTKHIVVGKYLGFTVLIAASLPGFFGGLILPKAWIGLLGLVPIVIGVNQLVNWEKDENEVQTVSDEFNSSKASSSVMSTLASFLTPQTYHVAAVTFANGGDNIGIYVPLFASSNLASLGVILSVFFVLVGVWCYVAYQLTRHSVVAHLFTRYGKRIVPFVLIGLGIFILVESGSYQLLPSFQ; this is encoded by the coding sequence ATGAGTTGGTTTGCACAAGCAATCATTGCCGGAGTTACATCCTTTGTAGCAACTAACATCGATGACATTGTGATCTTGATGCTATTCTTCGCCCAGGTAAATTCTACCTTCCGCACCAAACATATTGTTGTAGGTAAGTATCTTGGATTCACTGTATTAATTGCCGCTAGTCTTCCGGGTTTCTTTGGTGGCTTAATTCTGCCAAAAGCTTGGATTGGCTTACTAGGTCTGGTTCCCATTGTTATTGGAGTGAATCAATTAGTCAATTGGGAAAAAGATGAAAACGAAGTCCAGACAGTATCAGATGAATTCAATAGCTCAAAAGCTAGTTCCTCAGTGATGTCAACTCTCGCTAGTTTTCTTACTCCTCAGACTTATCACGTCGCAGCTGTTACATTTGCTAATGGGGGTGACAATATCGGGATATATGTACCGTTGTTCGCTAGTAGCAATCTGGCTAGTTTGGGAGTAATTTTAAGCGTGTTTTTTGTGTTGGTTGGAGTTTGGTGTTATGTCGCCTACCAATTAACCCGCCATTCGGTTGTTGCTCACCTTTTCACTCGCTACGGTAAGAGAATCGTCCCATTTGTGTTAATTGGCTTAGGAATTTTTATTCTGGTTGAAAGCGGTAGCTATCAACTCTTACCGTCGTTCCAATAA
- a CDS encoding cadmium resistance transporter — MSEIITAIPLGFTAFTATNLDDIVILLLFFSQVNAVFRRRHIVAGQYLGFGALVLASLPSFFGTLILPRPWIGLLGILPIAIGISRLLNQDTDESEGEEKVEPPEKSWFTSFLSPQTYSVAAVTFANGGDNIGIYVPLFASSSWEGLLAILGVFFSLVGVWCYTAYQLTRLPAIAQTLTRYGNQLVPCVLIGLGVLILVDSHTLENRGLLVLTLVTSCLCLLTLGKSNEQVSEAEICSTPEVEKN; from the coding sequence ATGAGCGAAATAATCACGGCAATCCCCCTTGGATTCACTGCCTTCACAGCCACCAACCTTGATGACATCGTGATTTTGTTGCTGTTTTTCTCGCAAGTGAATGCGGTATTCCGACGTCGCCATATTGTGGCTGGTCAGTATCTGGGTTTTGGTGCATTAGTCCTCGCTAGCCTTCCCAGTTTTTTTGGTACCCTAATATTGCCGCGCCCTTGGATTGGTTTGTTAGGCATTCTCCCGATTGCAATTGGAATCAGTCGCTTACTCAATCAAGACACCGATGAATCGGAAGGCGAGGAAAAAGTAGAACCACCTGAGAAATCTTGGTTTACCAGTTTTTTATCTCCACAAACTTATAGCGTGGCAGCCGTTACATTTGCGAATGGGGGTGACAACATCGGTATCTATGTGCCGTTGTTTGCGAGTAGTAGCTGGGAGGGTCTTCTGGCGATTCTGGGGGTATTCTTCTCGCTGGTGGGAGTTTGGTGCTACACCGCCTATCAATTAACCCGTTTACCTGCGATCGCTCAAACCCTGACTCGCTATGGCAATCAACTCGTTCCCTGTGTTTTAATTGGGTTGGGTGTTTTAATTCTAGTAGACAGTCACACACTGGAAAATCGTGGCTTGCTCGTACTGACTTTAGTCACAAGTTGTCTCTGTTTGCTGACTCTTGGCAAAAGTAATGAGCAAGTGTCTGAGGCGGAAATTTGCTCAACGCCTGAAGTGGAGAAAAATTGA
- a CDS encoding APC family permease, translating to MTSERRLNQSDRGLKPNCLPFGEVLAQSFAVIAPTTIPASNIGLIVVLSGNGTWLSFLIGMIGLVLVSTNINQFASRSASPGSLYSYIVKGLGPTAGVICGWSLVLAYLFTGMSVLCGFANFSGILIGHLGVHPSTITLLALGAGVAWYAAYKDIQLSAMAMLWMEGASLLLIAVLGIIIWAHKGFALDMSQLTLQGVTPGSVAMGLVLVMFSFSGFESATSLGDEAKDPLKTIPRAVLGSTTLAGLFFISMTYIEVLGFSGTGVSITTTEEPLGFLAQQAGVGFLGTLVAFSALFSFFACVLGSINPAARVFFTMARHGLFPSSLGLSHSSNRTPHIAVTLCSLIVFLVPASMSLFHVKLFDSMGYLGAICSYGFLTVYTLISIAAPVYLHKIRKLRLHHVVFSVLAVGFMMIPVLGSVGIPGSNLFPVPEAPYDAFPYLFLMYLMVTCGWFVIQRFRSPEIVSSMERGIEEIHAKFATPSSVVIPEAIADDEF from the coding sequence ATGACGAGTGAAAGACGATTAAATCAGAGCGATCGCGGCTTAAAGCCAAACTGTCTTCCCTTTGGAGAAGTTCTTGCTCAATCCTTTGCGGTCATTGCACCCACAACAATACCCGCCTCAAATATAGGATTGATCGTCGTACTTTCCGGCAATGGCACCTGGCTAAGTTTTCTGATCGGCATGATTGGGTTAGTCCTTGTTAGTACTAACATTAATCAATTTGCCAGTCGTTCTGCTTCTCCAGGTTCGCTCTACTCTTACATCGTCAAAGGATTGGGGCCTACAGCGGGTGTAATTTGTGGCTGGAGTTTAGTTCTGGCTTACTTGTTTACAGGAATGTCAGTGTTGTGTGGCTTTGCCAACTTTAGCGGGATTTTGATTGGTCACTTGGGCGTTCATCCCTCGACGATTACGCTGCTGGCGCTCGGTGCAGGGGTTGCCTGGTATGCAGCATATAAAGATATCCAGCTATCAGCAATGGCGATGCTGTGGATGGAGGGAGCCTCTCTGCTCCTGATTGCCGTCTTGGGGATCATCATCTGGGCGCACAAAGGCTTTGCGTTAGATATGTCCCAATTGACTTTGCAAGGCGTAACTCCAGGTAGCGTCGCAATGGGGCTTGTCCTAGTAATGTTTAGTTTCTCTGGCTTTGAAAGTGCTACATCTCTGGGTGATGAAGCAAAAGACCCCTTAAAAACGATCCCCAGAGCAGTTTTGGGGAGTACTACCCTGGCAGGTTTATTCTTCATTTCGATGACTTACATTGAAGTGCTGGGTTTTAGCGGAACTGGAGTTTCCATTACTACTACGGAAGAACCGCTGGGTTTTCTAGCGCAACAAGCGGGAGTTGGTTTTTTAGGAACCTTGGTCGCCTTCAGTGCCCTGTTTAGCTTCTTTGCCTGTGTCCTTGGTAGTATTAATCCAGCAGCCAGAGTCTTCTTTACGATGGCTCGTCACGGCTTATTCCCCTCTTCGTTGGGTTTATCTCACTCATCGAACCGGACACCGCACATTGCCGTTACGCTGTGTTCGCTGATTGTATTTCTTGTGCCTGCTTCGATGTCCCTGTTTCATGTGAAGCTGTTTGACAGCATGGGTTACTTGGGCGCGATCTGTAGCTACGGGTTTTTAACGGTTTATACCTTGATTTCGATCGCTGCACCCGTTTACCTGCACAAGATTAGAAAACTCCGCCTACACCATGTAGTGTTCTCAGTTCTCGCAGTTGGGTTTATGATGATTCCCGTTCTCGGAAGCGTGGGGATTCCAGGTAGCAATCTTTTCCCAGTTCCAGAAGCGCCTTACGATGCGTTTCCTTACCTGTTTTTGATGTACCTGATGGTTACTTGCGGATGGTTTGTCATCCAAAGATTCCGCTCTCCAGAAATTGTCAGTTCAATGGAGCGGGGGATTGAAGAGATTCATGCAAAATTTGCGACACCTAGTTCAGTGGTGATACCAGAGGCGATCGCAGATGATGAATTTTGA
- a CDS encoding LysR substrate-binding domain-containing protein encodes MTFEQLRIFLAVAEHLHFTRAAEELYITQPAVSAAIQSLEQQYSVKLFHRVGRHIEIAEAGKLLQVEAKKILDQVALTERGLRELNNLQRGELKLGASLTIGNYWLPNKISQFKTQYPGIFVNCTLGNAEEICEGTATGLFDLGLITGEVKPSLQSCLEQERVGSDRLQIVVGKSHPWFELAEISLTELSTTSWVMREPGSGAQQMFEQALQNWGIAPTQFNVVLVLNSSEMVKAVVEGGVGAAAIPELMVQKELQLSTLHAVKVVDDRTRAKTKLEIVQPVLKLKHQQRFQTQVSIAFENLLTVSTTLSTIF; translated from the coding sequence ATGACATTTGAACAATTACGAATTTTTTTAGCGGTGGCAGAACATCTGCACTTTACCCGTGCGGCGGAGGAACTATATATTACCCAACCTGCGGTTAGTGCCGCGATCCAAAGCTTGGAACAGCAATACAGCGTGAAACTTTTCCATCGCGTTGGTCGCCACATTGAGATCGCGGAGGCGGGAAAGCTGCTACAGGTGGAAGCAAAGAAGATTCTCGATCAGGTGGCTTTGACTGAGCGAGGTTTGCGCGAATTAAACAATTTACAACGGGGCGAGTTGAAATTGGGTGCGAGTCTCACGATTGGCAACTACTGGCTACCCAACAAAATTAGTCAATTTAAAACCCAATATCCTGGCATTTTTGTTAACTGTACTCTGGGCAATGCAGAAGAAATTTGTGAAGGGACAGCAACGGGACTATTTGATTTAGGTTTAATCACAGGAGAAGTTAAACCATCGCTACAGAGTTGCTTAGAGCAAGAGAGAGTAGGGAGCGATCGCTTACAAATCGTCGTGGGAAAGTCTCACCCCTGGTTTGAGCTTGCTGAGATTTCTCTAACAGAACTTTCTACAACCAGTTGGGTAATGCGAGAGCCAGGATCTGGAGCGCAACAAATGTTTGAGCAAGCTTTGCAAAATTGGGGAATCGCTCCTACCCAGTTCAATGTAGTTTTAGTATTGAACAGTAGCGAGATGGTGAAGGCAGTGGTTGAAGGCGGTGTCGGTGCAGCTGCAATTCCTGAATTGATGGTGCAAAAAGAACTACAACTCTCTACACTGCACGCAGTTAAAGTTGTAGATGATAGGACAAGAGCGAAGACGAAACTAGAAATCGTCCAGCCTGTCTTGAAGCTGAAGCATCAACAACGGTTTCAGACTCAGGTTTCAATTGCTTTTGAAAACCTGTTAACTGTATCCACAACACTATCTACAATATTTTAA
- a CDS encoding prohibitin family protein — translation MKKFKALPNGGKLILFLLLVVISLTPVVIVDAGERGVLMQFGKVQPRVLDEGIHFIIPIVNTVQKLSVRVQKQESSAEASSKDLQDVFTDVALNWHIIPEEANAIYQQIGNENLVIEKIINPAVEEVLKAVMAQYTAEEIITKRGEVKAGVDDSLTTRLASYHIGVDDISLVHVHFSKRFSDAVEAKQIAEQDAKRAGFITLKTLQQAEAQVNLARGEAEADRVLRENLTPELLQRQAIEKWDGKLPLIVETSTKLLDLSKFVKPN, via the coding sequence ATGAAAAAATTTAAAGCTCTTCCCAATGGCGGTAAACTAATTTTATTTCTATTGTTAGTCGTGATTTCCCTCACTCCTGTTGTGATTGTAGATGCTGGAGAACGGGGTGTATTAATGCAGTTTGGTAAGGTGCAGCCGAGAGTATTAGACGAAGGAATCCACTTCATTATTCCTATTGTTAATACCGTCCAAAAATTGAGTGTTCGAGTACAAAAACAGGAAAGTTCTGCTGAAGCTTCCTCGAAGGATCTTCAAGATGTTTTCACGGATGTAGCTCTCAACTGGCACATTATTCCAGAGGAAGCGAATGCTATTTATCAACAAATTGGGAACGAGAACCTAGTTATAGAAAAAATTATAAATCCAGCAGTAGAAGAAGTATTAAAAGCAGTAATGGCACAGTACACTGCTGAAGAAATTATTACAAAGCGAGGAGAAGTAAAAGCGGGCGTAGACGATTCATTAACTACACGACTGGCTAGCTATCACATTGGAGTTGATGATATCTCCCTAGTCCATGTCCACTTTTCCAAGCGATTTAGCGATGCTGTGGAGGCGAAACAGATTGCCGAACAGGACGCAAAACGTGCAGGCTTTATAACCTTAAAAACATTACAACAGGCAGAAGCACAGGTTAATTTAGCCAGAGGAGAAGCGGAAGCGGATAGGGTGTTACGTGAAAATTTAACTCCAGAATTATTGCAAAGGCAAGCAATAGAAAAATGGGATGGAAAGCTGCCGCTAATTGTCGAAACCTCTACAAAATTGTTGGACTTAAGTAAATTTGTAAAGCCTAACTAA